The DNA region caattttggaaattacactcctctgggaatttatctacagatacactgacaattttgactccatggttgttttccagaaaggagcagcagtggatgttgctaagtgaaaatttcAAATCTCCTATTGTAGTGCCCGCACATTGCTgtgcccagtacattatgtccAGCTCGCACTTTTGGAGACACGCACCCgaaaaattaggcaggctctcatcgttACTAAAATGACAAACGTTGATGCTAACtgcagtttaggcacactggggctcagaatggagggtggcatttggatttgggagcacagaattcacttgatttctttttttttgggggggggggggggcgaggagcTATAGTGCATTTCTAGAGCCTTTGTGCGATCAgtgatgtggaagccccctatattgccTAGATGATGGATTTGGGTGGGGACTTGAttattttgtggattgagttgaagcttttattgggaacattttacataacatttgggatcgcaTTTATCcttcgctctacgctgagcacttactttggggtttctatgtTAATCTCTGAGTGAcacaattcagatgaaacccctgagggaagcgcttactataatgaggcagcagcatCACTCTGGACTCCGACTGTGGTTGACCGTGCTTCTATggacacctaaaaaaaaaaaaaaaaatggacacggCTGGATCATAgaccagacggcgtccacagtgcctccatctgccttatcatagggaatcttctgccggtggttctgtctgaatcacgtatttcagagatttggtAAGTGCTCAGCgttgagcgcaggataaatgtgagctgagctttGCGGCGACCttcgggaggcagaatgaacaaaatagcagatgaaaaattggttttatttattttttatgccgtttctCGTGCGGTATAAACAATTAGatgattttattcttcgggttggtacggttacagcgataccagatttatatagcttttttatgtttggctgcggttacacactaaaagacactttttgttGCAAATACAAGTTTTGCCATCGCAATCAAAAGGCATCAGACAGCCGGGGCAGTGCAGGCACAGCTCTTGCCTGTGACAGCCAGGGCTCAGCTGTGAGCACCAATCGCACAGGCACAGCTCCTGTGCCACACATGATCTTCTAAATGTACCTATATGTCAAATGTCATGATTAACAACCTATAAAAGTTCAATGGAGGCCAAAGGGTCAGTATTATTCTTGATGGGATGAGGCAATATATACAGTAAATGTGGGGCTGAGATGCAGTAGGTGCATGGAGTCTTGAAAAGCACATGTTTCAAACCTTATCTTAGTGATAACTTTTTAGATAGGAACTTATAAGTCACGCAAATGCATACTGAAATTATTAGGTAAGAGACAACAGTAATTATTAGACATGAATTGTTCCAGATAGCAGTTCAGCCTTACCTATTGCAAGAAACAGGTCATTGACATTCATGGCTGTCTTGGCGGAGGTTTCCATAAATAACAGACTGTTGTCATCTGCGTACGCTTGGGCTTCCTGCAAATCAGCGCAGAACAAAGAGCGGGTCAAATTCTCAGATCAATGACCGAGGTAACGTGAGAAAACAGCTGGAGAAAGCATTGAACTTACAAGTAGTTGTACGCTGACCTGTTACAAGGGTCGATATAAGATTCCCTTGTCACTCTGCATATTGGCATAGTCAGAGGCACAACCATCAGATGCAAACCATTCTCTTTATTTAGATTTACATTTAAAAACATGGATCCATATGAAAAATTTAAACTTTGCGTTTCTGGCACAATGACAACCCTAAATCCTACAATCTtaataaataaaatgttttttaattGGAGGGTTGTGCCGCTGACTTTCGCTTGTCTCTCTGCATTTTGGCTGTGGTGCAGCGGATGGATTCAGCACCCTCTGATGGACATGTTCAGGGCACCTATTTGCAGCAGGCAGGTGAGGTTCATATACTTTTTTCTCTTGACAGGTTGCCAATAGGAGATAGAAAACTCAAGCAGCTGAAGAAATAGTGGCCTAAAACAAAGCCCCATCTGAAACTACCAGTCGAGTACTGAAAGTATAGTTATAACCTTCATAGCGTGTACTTCTGTGATGCCCAGTAGCGAGTCTATTAGATCAGCCTGGAAAAAGAATATTAGACTTTACACAGCTTCACAGATTATTTTCTGGTTAATATTTTATTCTTACTAGGCCTATCTGAAAAAGGATCTTTGCAGAAAGGGAATGCATTAGAATTGTTGGCAGCACTTACTAATTGGAGTTCCCTTGGGATTTTACAAGTTAAAAAAGAGGAAGAAAAGAATATGACGACGATAGATAAAGCTGGAGTCACTAAGAATATTGCTCTTCTAAATACCAAAACGACATAACTATTATACATCGAGGTCTCCAAAATATGTATTCagtaatagagatgagtgaatttgtttggaaaacgttcaccaatctcaaattcggcatgagcGTTGCACATTCGAATTCGTGTTTGGATTCCTGAGCTTTTTCCCTAAAAATCGGCAAAAGTCGGCTAAAGtccggtaaggcctctttcacacttccatcttttcagatccgttggggaaaaaaacggatcctgcaaatgtggccgcaggatccgtttttgtcccatagacttgtattagtgacggatcgcgacggatgggttttggcggactgtcatctggaaaaaaacgttcaatgtaacgttttttgtctgcgtcgggaaaacgtgtcgcgacggatcctgtggcatacgtcgttgactagaTTTTCAAGTCCGAGGAaaaggggtctctctctctctcaaaaaaccggaagtgtgaaagaggcctaaagtatcaagttcactaagggctctttcagttGTTAGTGTTTGCGGTAGCAGCAAGACGTCTCGCACActtatgacacacggatgacatccctgtgtcatccATATGACACCTATCAGTGCCTGGGGATCAGCGGTACTGTTCGCACTGcttcccggcgccgggtgctgcagAAGACCAGTCACATCACTGTCACCTGCTTGTGCTacgatcagcgctagcaggggacaatgttgatagTTGTAAtcaactgttaggccggggtcacattagcgtatggcatccgatacgatatgctaatgaccctctgcTCCTACTCTGCAgcaagcgggagccgagtgtcatgttaCTGTGCTCGGAGCCTCTCGCACAGAAAGAAAATCGGAAAACcgctgtggaggaggaggagaaagtaatttctccatcttctccactgccAGGGTCGGTGTATACCACACCgcactcagatgatatccaagtgatgtgtgttgtgtcactcgcacccatagacttatatgggtgtgagtgagccgagattcggccgagtctcggtgccaatcgcagcatgctgcgattgttcttgCATGCAGAGTCGGCAtgaaaaaaataattgcagatgtgatttgccccataaattaacactggtaTGAGTAATatacgatgttttctcgcatagcactcgtccatattctacgctagtgtgaccccggccttaacagCGATAGCAGCCGTCacttgtgcaataaataaataaaaagacgtGGGATTCACCTGTATTTTAgataaacagccaggcaaaactgacagctgcaggctgtaaCACTCAACTGTCAGCCTCAGCAAGGCTGGTGATGAAGAATAGGtgtccccatgctgtattttttaattatttaaatcatttaaaaacacGGCGTGGGGTCTCCCCacttttgacaatcagccaagctaaagcagacatctgggggctggtattttcaggctgataaggggccatgagTATTGCCCCCCAGAAAAGGcgcacattagatgtgccaattctggagctttgcttgGCTCTTCCCTCTTGCttagtggcagtggcaagtggggttcatatttgtggggttgatgtcacctttatattgtcaggtgacatcaagcccacgggttagtaaggGAGAGGCGTccacaagacacctatccattactaatcctatagttataccgtaaataaacacacacccacaataaagtcctttaattgaaagaatgacacagacttgtttattgaatctaaattaaacagtGCTCACATCATCGCCTAGTCCACAGAAGCCATGGTCTccagtaacagaattaaaataataaaacaacaatattcctcatctgtccACCGTGGTGGTGAcagtcaggtcataggagttcaccgcgagacactgagcagcaaaatcacacgctgctcagtgtctctgctggatggcaggcagtATAGTTACATCATGCAAcattgcagcctgccatctagatgtagcagagctaaactcTTCGTGGGACAAATAGATTATTATGTTCTCAGcggacaggtaaggaatattgttgtttattattttaattctgtaacaggagaccatggcttctgtggactgggtgatgatgcgagtatggtttaatttagattaattaaaggagtctgtgtcattctttgaattaaatgactttattctgggtgtgtttttatacaacatgactacggggttagtaatgggggcgtcttatagacgccactccattactaacctgtgggcttgatgtcacctgacaatacaaaaggagACATCAATCCCCACCCCCAACTATCACTCCTCTTGCTGCCgaaccaaggcaagtgggaagagcaaagttAGGAGCCAGATGTggcatcagcccgcagctgtctgcctagcctttactggttattaaatatagggagaCCCTACGTAATTTTTATAGGGGAGACCCTACGTATACAGCTGTGagccgatattaatagcctgggaaccttcatgaatattgtctctttcccagaatattaacatcagcccccagccttgGGATTTCCCTCTGCAGACTATGAAAATTATGGTGGACCCATACGTGTTTTTTTTCAATTAATTTGTTTAATTAAAGAACAGTAAGATCACCTTAGTTCATAgcagctgtttctcttgctttgcaagtAGCTGTACCGGACTGATGAATGACCGTGAGTTAGGTACTCTGGCATTCAACAGTGCGGCACTGGAGCTACCACGAGATCTGGTggcttgaactcaggtaacctagtTACCAGAGATCACAGCCACTGGATCTCCTGGCAGCTGTGAAGTCTGGAAACCTCAtgaaactttgagggacattttaagtttccagctgctggaacacctgaaggctgtgaactaaggttaccttggatgtcaatttttttcatttattaactAGTACAGTaaaatgaacaacaaaaaaaaaaaaacggagtgggGTCCCCCATAAtattcataaccagctgagggaaagccaacggctgatgttaatattctgggaaacagACAATAGGCATAAAGATTctcaggctgttaatatcagctcacagctgtattcttggcatggttattaaaatgggggacccctcatcaaaaaaaaaaaagacaaggggttcctctgtattttgataaacagccaggcaaaatagacagctgagggctgcaaccctcagttgtcagctccagcaaggctggttatcaagaatagaggggtatttttgaattatttaaataattaaaaaaactaacaaaaaaaacctgtggggtcatccccatttttgacaaccactgacattttctcatggtgctgaggtcaccgcagtttcaggggcccggctgggaacacagccttagTGACCAGAggcaacctcgatgatgtcaccgctgctcaCGGATGTTGCGCTCGCAGTAGCTCATTCCCCCGTTGTTCTCAGCCTTgatagtcgcatcttggcaccgtccaggttgaagacGGTTATCTGTACATATCATCTAGTCTCCTTTTCAGTTCCTCTATACTCCTACAGTTAAAAGGACCCATCATGGTCACATGAttaatgtcaccaaaggtccttaatCAGTCTTAACCTCAGAAAAGAAACACGGGGAGGCACTCAGGCCCTGGACAATTGCCCAGTTTGTGCACCTACCCCATATCATAAAGCCGGCTCTGACTGTAACTAGTGATTATTTTTGGAGTTATTTTGGTCTTATAGTTCAAGTATACGccaaaaatcctgtaaaatcatgCAAGTGCTTATTTTCAGGGCTTATTTTCTGGTAAGCACTCTAGTAATGCTCCCAAATTACAAATCTAGAGAGGTCATAGAATTCCAGTAGCTATATGCGAATGTACAGTACAAAGAGGATGTGAACAGAGCCCATATACAAGTAGCTTGAAAAGAAATTAATTTACATATAAAAATGATAAATGCAGGTAAAAATAGAACTGCCTAATGTTGCATATACACATACATCACTATCAAAGTAATCGGAAAAATACATAAAACTTCAATCATTTTGGACTCACTTCATATTCAACCATGCGTTTGTTAGTGAGGTCAGCCTTGTTGCCGGCGAGGGCTATGACAATGTTGGGACTAGCTTGTCTCTGCAGCTCTTTAACCCATGTCTTCGCTCTGGCAAAAGTCTCCTGCAATGAGAAACCGCTGAGTAAGGGGAAACCGAAAGGATGCCATCTTTAGATGTTTCCATCAATCTATTTCTCATTTGCTAATTTTTGATCAGTCTTTGTATATCCAGAATAACATCTGcagggagtctgtatgttctccccatgtttgtgtgggtttcctccaggttctcccatttcctcccacactacaaagacatactgatagggaatttagattgtgagccccaatggggacagtgacgataatgtctgtaaagcgctgtggaattaatggcgctatataagggaGTAATGTAAATATATAAAGGAGTAAAATAATTAAGTAAATGATACATTATAGCATTCACGTgtgctgacatctagtggccaaacaGTGTTTTAGACACTTTACAGCCTACTGTCGTGACAATGTAAGGtaagaccatgttcacacattgaggAAAATTTCTGCTATGGATTTGGCGTTAAATCCACAGCAAAAAAACATCAGAGAAAATCTGAGTGTGTTTGTTGTGGATTTCATTCCAAATTTCACACTACCCATTTAAAATCCGCTTTTATTTTTCCATAGATGATTTTCCGCAATGCATGAATGGGATTTTTAAAAATCCTTTTACATGTACTGTGCTGGAAACTGCGGCAGATTTgcaatgcagaatccgcaccacaaATCTATGATGTGTGAACTTGGCTTAAGACACCAAAGGAAGAAAAGTATAGACTTTGTAGAGTTTGGTACACAGGGTTACCTGGGATGGCAGCACTGCGCTCCTCACTGATCGGAGTGATGAAAAAAATGGCACAAAACACCGCACCATGCAAAAAACACTACATGAGTGACCACACACTGGCGGCAGCTGAGGTGATCAACAACAGAACTTTCGCCTTCACCATAAACAAAATTGTGACAGCTACTAGACGATGCAATTTGAGGATCAGTCTCATCACATGTGTGCATGGTaccaacaaacaaacaaaaaataaaacaaacaagagTGCACAAAGCAAAACTGATGTCACACGGCGTTCCTGCCGCTCCGTCGGGGCATGACGTCATCGGTACCTGGTTGGTGATGTCATACACCACGATGGCAGCTTGCGCTCCCCGATAGTACATGGGTGCCAGGCTATGGTATCGCTCTTGTCCCGCTGTATCCCAGATCTCAAATTTTACCGTTGTGTCATCCAAACAGACAGATTGTGTAAGAAATGCAGCTGGAAATAGAGGCACAACATGGGATTAGAAAAAGATTGGGAACAGGAAGGAGGCCACCATTCTGCCTCTATTGCCGTGTATGAGCCGCGTACCTCCAATTGTGCTCTCCTGGAATTCGTGAAACTGGCCTTTGACAAAACGTAACACCAGACTGGACTTGCCGACCGCAGATTCACCCAGTAACACCAACTTGAACTGGCAGATCTTACTGGCCTGAGACTGGCCGTTCGGCCTCGCTGCTCCTCTCCCGGCCATTTCCTCAGAACAAAATTACAAGGAACGCTCCAGAGGATGGAGAACTGCAGGCGACTTTCTTGGGCTTGTGTTAATGTGAGGGAGCAGGTCCAGACAAGGGCAGAGTctacaaaacatgaaaaaaaaaaaaaaaagcattacccGCTTAATCCTACAGAATATTTCTGCATTACAATGGGGAGAAGGAGCATACACCGAAGATGGCCGCTCTGATATGGAAACTACGAGAATTAGTGCACGTAATTAGGACCTGCCAGAAAAGAACTTAAAAGGGATGCCGGAGGTTAGAAGAAAAggaattttttttgcttttattattattaaacagcTTCTCTAGTTAAAAACGTTCTCAGTTTCTCAACATAAAAGCTTCAGCACAGAAGGGGGTCTGTTCAGATTCATTGTACACATTTGGGGTTGTTTTTGCAACATGTGCAGAAATTTATGCAAAACCCCATAGAAATAAATGGTTCactgaacatatatatatacagtggggaaaataagtatttgatacactgacactgccaactttgcaagttttcccacctacaaagaatggagaggtctgatttttatcataggtacactgcaactgtgagaggcagaatctaaaaaaCAAATttggaaaatcacattgtaggatttttacataatttaattATTATGATTATATTGCatgaaataccgtattttttggcatataagacgcactttttcccccccaaaaaaggggggaaaatggggggtgcgtcttatattcgcaatgcaggcttaccgtgtaccgtggcagcagaggtgcggcggcagaggtgtggagatgaggaggcacagtgagcggggtccctttccccggtgaggagatgcagcagccccggtaatgcagcagggccgggtgaatcctgttgttatcggtgcgcgcggctatcttcctgaggccgcgcgttcgcagatggagctctgctgcccggggcttcaggaaaatggccgcgggatgccgcgcgtgcgcagatggggatcgcggcggccattttcctgaagccccgggcagcagagctccatctgcgaacgcgcggcctcaggaagatggccgcgcgcaccgataacaacaggattcacccggccctgctgcattaccggggctgctgcatcacctcaccggggaaagggaccccgctcactgcgcctcctcatttccacacctctgccaccacggtaacaacaggattcacccggctctgctgcattaccggggctgctgcatcacctcaccagggaaagggaccccgctcactgcgcctcctcgtctccacacctctgccaccgcggtaacaacaggattcacccggctctgctgcattaccgggctgctgcatcacctcaccggggaaagggaccccgctcacgccataccgcacactgagcctcctcatcccaacacctctgccggtaaccactgctgccaccctcccatggacaccaggccgtggcgtcgcccacctaagcaggaagggaccctgctcaggtgcacgccgtaccgcctcaccccacctctgccgacaccatgcctcctgtgaccctgctctgccaccaccagcccacaggtaagatactgtaaattcggacaataagacggacccccatcttataaaaaaatctttttttctgcaattttcaccccaaatttggggtgcgtcttatggtctggtgcgtcttatatgccgaaaaatacggtaagtatttgatacaatagaaaccagaacttaatatttggtacagaaaccttactttgcaattacagaggtcaagtttgcacacactgcagcagagattttggcccactctttCATACAGATTTTCTCCAGATCGTTCAGGATTTGGggttgtcgctgggcaacactgaatttcagctccctccaaagattttctattgggttcaggtctggagactggctaggccactgcaggaccctgaaatgcttctcacagggccactccttagttgcctggGCTGTTTCAGGTCACtgtcatgctagaagacccagccacgactcatcttcaatgctcttactgagggaagtagGTTGTTGGCCAAAgtctcgcaatacatgaccccatccatcgtcAATTCAAAACGGTGCAGTTGTCCTGCCCCCTTTGCAGAAACACTTTGCATACCgccaaagttctattttggtctcatgacCACATGAgcttctcccatgtctcctctggattATCCAGACTGTCATTGGCGAACATCAAATGGGTCTGGACACGTgccgttactaatggtaatgtttgagaatgtggtcccagctctcttcaggtcattgaccagatcctgTTGTGTAGTTCTCGGTCAATTCCTGagcattctcagaatcatccttagccCATGAAgatagatcttgcatggagccccagactgaggaagattgacagtcattttgtgtttcttccattttctaataattgtgccaacagtttttgtcttctcaccaagctgcttgcctattgtcctgtagcccatcccagccttgtgcgggtctacaattttgtccttggtgtccttagatagctctttggtcttggccatggtggagaggttggagtgtgattgaccgAGTGTGTGACAAGTATCTTTTATAACGAATACAAACAGGTGCAATttatacaagtaatgagtgcagagtaggagggcttctaaaGAAAAACAGGActgtgagaaccagaattcttgctggttggtaggtgatcaattaCATAGtttgctttttattgcatgaaacaattatgtaaaaatcatacaatgtgactttTTGGTTGTTATttgtagattctgtctctcacagttgcagCGTACCTACgataaattacagacctctccattttttgtaggtgggaaagttgcaaaatcagcagtgtacaaAATACTTACGGTATTTTCCGCACTGTATGTCCCAAAATGTGAGAAAAGTTATAGCAGAAGGTAGCATTGGAatagagcagacctgggcaaagtgcggcctgtGGGCCACATCTGGCTCTTTGGCTATTCATTCCAGTCTGCGGGCTAAACGCAATGGCCCACAAGCTGCACCATGAGGCCGGCCAATCCTGCTTGCTGTCCCGATCTCACTATCTGCATCCTCAGAATACAAATAGTGaatataactagctgtttccagccagctaacgctcgacaCGCTCATTgccatctaattaacgctgctggtgattaaactaaagtaaataatgacaacattcaatagtgcttacgcaggtggtaaattaacttaaaatgaagttaataacaatagtgttgtgatgtgttggggcgggattatgtgtggtgatgtggtggggggtgagattatctgtagtaatgtggtgggagagcgggattatgtggggtaatgtggtgggagagcgggattatgtgtggtaatgtggtgggagagtgggattatgtgtggtgatgtggtgggagagcgagattatgtgtggtgatgtggtgggagggcgggattatgtgtggtgatggggtgggggggcgggattatgtgtggtgatggggtgggggggcgggattatgtgtggtgatggggtgggggggctttattatgtgtggtgatggggtgggggggcgggattgtgtgtggtggtgggggggcgggattgtgtgtggtggtggggtgggggggcgggattatgtgtggtgatggggtgggggggcgggattgtgtgtggtgatggggtggcgggattatgtgtggtgatggggtgggggggcgggattatgtgtggtgatggggtgggggggcgggattatgtgtggtgatgttttatgtgtggtgatgtggtgggagggcgggattgtgtggtgatgtgttgggggagggattatgtgtggtgatgttttatgtgtggtgatgtggtgggagggcgggattgtgtggtgatgtgttgggggagggattatgtgtggtgatgtgttgacggggcgggattatatgtggtgatgtggtggggggcgggattatgtgtggtgatgtggtagggaggcgggattgtgtggtgatgtggtgcggattgtgtgtggtaatgtggtgggggcgggattgtgtggggtaatggggtggggggcaggattgtgtgtggtgatgtggtgggggaggagctactgtgcagggggcgggattagcgagtaatcacgatgcctcatatatatagatggtgAAGGGAAAAGCTACCACCTActtctttggctatgttcacacattgcgtttttgctcatttttttctcaAGTTTAAACCAAAATATCTGTCTCCTCACCTGAGAATGGCAGCTAGGATTAGCTGAGCAAATCAATGGCCGACCAAGGTGTAAAACTAAACATTGCCTGACAAATGCGTGGAATGACACTGACCAATGTCTGAAAGTAAACAATGTCTGCCCTACAAAATGCTCTACCAATGTCttagggtgtctcaatatggaaactgcaggtggtaccagcctcttgcgcggtaccaccagtgaaCACCGTAACGGACACaccaccgccgggatcagccgaatgtttcactgaccgccgccatctataggtgggtgagcacatggggggggccaagagagattctcaatgctgcaaagccagcCCTCATCATGACAT from Ranitomeya variabilis isolate aRanVar5 chromosome 3, aRanVar5.hap1, whole genome shotgun sequence includes:
- the RAB5B gene encoding ras-related protein Rab-5B produces the protein MAGRGAARPNGQSQASKICQFKLVLLGESAVGKSSLVLRFVKGQFHEFQESTIGAAFLTQSVCLDDTTVKFEIWDTAGQERYHSLAPMYYRGAQAAIVVYDITNQETFARAKTWVKELQRQASPNIVIALAGNKADLTNKRMVEYEEAQAYADDNSLLFMETSAKTAMNVNDLFLAIAKKLPKNEPQNTSGAAGRSRGVDLHEQTQQNRSQCCSN